A single region of the Eremothecium gossypii ATCC 10895 chromosome V, complete sequence genome encodes:
- the RAD26 gene encoding DNA-dependent ATPase RAD26 (Syntenic homolog of Saccharomyces cerevisiae YJR035W (RAD26)): MSADDELGELGLEVVPHSELEQQIESNAQTLLDQKQYKLEQDRLERYEEKLKVLRQQQSSLGRKLRAATRISVRKKLQEQLDRLEAEDLPPVLQDIRDIKRRLREIGQDQKTDEPRSGGVRQAGESEKDYLVRTGRLTAFGNRTEFTLADDSTRADNRQASHGEEDGADATPESVPFPYTDEEDNSDSDSSGASAEGTADAAEDDGNELHYQRRLSGWLEQRKRSRGHDPHPGIPEWEKPHPTLPDAKLYDDFKIPADIFDKLFSYQKTCVQWLYELHQQNCGGIVGDEMGLGKTIQIVSFLASLHHSGKLKGPVLVVCPATVMKQWCSEFQTWWPPFRAVILHSIGAGMITRKKMTEEQLEELLMRDESNEFSYEQYANLGRTKKQLEARRGIESLVQKVVDDGHILITTYLGLQIHSDLLLHVNWDYAVLDEGHKIRNPDAGISLTCKRLRTPHRIILSGTPIQNNLTELWSLFDFIFPGKLGTLPVFQQQFANPINAGGYANATNIQVQTGYKCAVALRDLISPYLLRRVKNDVAKDLPKKNEFVLFCKMTQFQKEKYLQFLNSEDMIKIKNGRRQVLYGIDILRKICNHPDLLERDFRKHEPSFGDPRRSGKMTVIKQLLLTWKKQGHKALLFTQSRQMLDILEAYISHKDPELAGLQYLRMDGTTNIAHRQALVDRFNNGPYHLFLLTTRVGGLGVNLTGANRIIIFDPDWNPSTDLQARERAWRIGQKRDVTIYLLMVAGSIEEKIYHRQIFKQFLTNKVLSDPKQKRFFKMNELHDLFSFGPGAASDSFASEIEQQTASLRRQPAAHGTDDYDSVQRFEGVSKLEGFFNAKDRADREKDEDARLMDGLLGGGSLATAVHHDSVVQAHATPSDDIIAREAALVARNALAALRKSRALTKNYDVSTPTWTGKFGQAGRVKKKRRQPATSSAAIITALGNPPPATTPASTMSEEHARSLAQMRDFLQAQPGYFSTSVALIEHTGLKILTKQDLTQTRALLRTIATFDKTRSGWILKEEFRD; the protein is encoded by the coding sequence ATGAGTGCGGATGATGAGCTGGGGGAACTGGGGCTCGAAGTAGTCCCACATAgcgagctggagcagcagaTAGAGTCGAATGCGCAGACGCTTTTGGATCAAAAGCAGTATAAATTGGAACAGGACCGTTTAGAACGGTATGAGGAGAAACTGAAGGTGCTGCGTCAGCAGCAGAGCAGCTTGGGCCGCAAGTTACGTGCGGCGACTCGCATCAGCGTGCGAAAGAAGCTACAGGAGCAGCTTGATCGGCTCGAGGCGGAGGACCTTCCGCCGGTGCTGCAGGATATTAGAGATATTAAAAGAAGACTACGGGAGATTGGCCAGGACCAGAAGACAGATGAGCCGAGGAGCGGCGGAGTGCGTCAAGCAGGGGAGTCCGAAAAAGATTACCTCGTCAGAACTGGCCGCCTGACCGCATTTGGCAACCGCACGGAGTTCACTTTGGCCGATGACAGCACTCGCGCAGACAATAGACAGGCCTCGCACGGCGAAGAGGACGGCGCCGACGCTACGCCGGAGAGCGTGCCGTTCCCCTACACCGACGAGGAAGACAATTCTGATTCCGATTCATCGGGCGCTTCCGCGGAGGGGACAGCAGACGCTGCTGAGGATGACGGCAACGAACTCCACTACCAAAGGCGACTATCGGGATGGCTCGAGCAACGAAAAAGAAGCCGCGGACACGACCCTCATCCTGGCATTCCCGAGTGGGAGAAACCACACCCGACCCTGCCGGACGCCAAGCTGTATGACGACTTCAAAATACCCGCTGACATTTTTGACAAATTGTTCAGCTACCAGAAGACATGTGTGCAGTGGCTGTACGAACTACACCAGCAGAATTGTGGAGGTATCGTCGGCGATGAAATGGGGCTCGGCAAGACCATCCAGATCGTGTCCTTTCTGGCATCTCTGCACCATTCCGGCAAGCTGAAGGGACCTGTCCTTGTGGTATGCCCAGCGACTGTTATGAAACAGTGGTGCAGTGAGTTTCAGACCTGGTGGCCACCCTTCAGGGCGGTGATTCTGCATTCGATCGGGGCCGGAATGATAACTAGGAAGAAAATGACAGAGGAGCAGCTAGAGGAGCTGTTGATGCGTGATGAGAGTAATGAATTTTCCTACGAGCAGTACGCCAATCTCGGACGCACAAAGAAACAGCTCGAGGCCAGACGAGGCATCGAAAGTCTGGTACAAAAAGTGGTCGACGACGGTCACATTCTGATCACCACATATTTAGGGCTACAAATTCATTCTGACTTGTTGCTACATGTGAACTGGGATTACGCCGTCTTGGATGAAGGCCACAAGATACGCAACCCAGACGCTGGGATCTCCCTAACATGCAAGAGACTAAGAACACCCCACCGCATTATACTTTCGGGTACGCCAATACAGAACAACCTCACGGAGCTCTGGAGTCTTTTTGACTTCATATTCCCCGGAAAGCTTGGCACACTGCCTGTCTTCCAACAGCAGTTTGCTAACCCCATCAACGCGGGCGGCTATGCTAATGCGACCAATATACAGGTCCAGACCGGCTATAAGTGCGCGGTGGCACTCAGAGACCTCATTTCCCCATACTTACTGCGACGAGTCAAGAATGATGTTGCCAAGGATTTGCCCAAGAAGAATGAGTTTGTCTTATTTTGCAAGATGACGCAATTCCAGAAGGAGAAGTACCTGCAATTTCTAAACTCGGAGGATATGATAAAAATCAAGAATGGCAGGAGGCAGGTGCTGTACGGCATCGACATTCTGCGCAAGATCTGTAACCATCCCGACCTCCTGGAGCGCGACTTCAGGAAGCACGAACCATCGTTCGGCGACCCCAGGAGGTCCGGCAAAATGACGGTGATCAAGCAGCTACTGCTCACCTGGAAGAAGCAGGGCCACAAGGCCCTGCTCTTCACCCAGTCCAGGCAGATGCTCGACATCCTGGAGGCCTACATCTCGCACAAAGATCCCGAGCTGGCAGGCCTACAGTACCTCCGGATGGACGGAACCACAAACATCGCACACCGGCAGGCCCTCGTGGACCGTTTCAACAACGGCCCGTACCACCTCTTTCTTCTGACCACCCGCGTGGGGGGCCTCGGCGTCAACCTCACGGGCGCGAACAGAATCATCATCTTCGACCCCGACTGGAACCCCTCCACGGACCTGCAGGCCCGCGAGCGCGCCTGGCGCATAGGCCAGAAGCGCGACGTGACTATCTACCTGCTCATGGTCGCCGGCTCCATCGAGGAGAAGATATACCACCGCCAGATCTTCAAGCAGTTTCTCACCAACAAGGTCCTCAGCGACCCCAAGCAGAAGCGCTTCTTCAAGATGAACGAGCTGCACGACCTCTTCTCCTTCGGCCCGGGCGCCGCCAGCGACTCCTTTGCCTCTGAGATCGAGCAGCAGACCGCCTCcctccgccgccagccGGCCGCCCACGGCACCGACGACTACGACTCCGTCCAGCGTTTCGAGGGCGTCTCCAAGCTGGAGGGCTTCTTCAACGCCAAGGACCGCGCCGACCGCGAGAAGGACGAGGACGCCCGTCTGATGGACGGCCTGCTTGGCGGCGGCAGCCTCGCCACCGCCGTCCACCACGACTCCGTCGTCCAGGCCCACGCCACGCCCTCCGACGACATCATCGCCCGCGAGGCCGCCCTGGTCGCCCGCAACGCCCTCGCCGCCCTGCGGAAGTCCCGCGCCCTGACCAAAAACTACGATGTCAGCACGCCTACATGGACGGGCAAGTTCGGCCAGGCTGGTAGAGTCAAAAAGAAGCGCCGCCAACCTGCCACCAGCTCCGCGGCTATCATTACAGCTTTAGGGAACCCGCCTCCGGCAACTACGCCCGCATCCACAATGTCCGAGGAGCACGCCCGGTCTTTGGCGCAGATGCGTGATTTCCTCCAGGCTCAACCCGGCTATTTTTCCACATCGGTGGCACTCATAGAACACACCGGACTGAAAATCTTAACTAAACAGGACCTGACACAGACGAGGGCCCTATTAAGAACTATTGCTACTTTTGACAAGACTCGATCAGGCTGGATTTTAAAGGAAGAGTTCCGTGACTAA
- the PET191 gene encoding Pet191p (Syntenic homolog of Saccharomyces cerevisiae YJR034W (PET191)) has product MGASCKDQRKAVAICLQRSPCVMIERNTPKKCLEDPELRKQMPDLCIAQMRSFLECKRGMVDMTKRFRGNGAMSTGRYDQQYENLSTGNFNARAEMQKLEELDESNKT; this is encoded by the coding sequence ATGGGGGCCAGTTGCAAGGACCAGCGGAAAGCAGTGGCTATATGTCTCCAACGCTCGCCATGCGTGATGATCGAGCGGAACACACCCAAGAAATGTCTTGAGGACCCAGAACTGCGCAAGCAAATGCCAGACCTGTGCATCGCGCAGATGCGGTCGTTTCTGGAGTGCAAGCGTGGGATGGTGGACATGACCAAGCGGTTCCGCGGAAACGGCGCGATGTCGACGGGGCGCTACGACCAGCAGTACGAGAACCTGTCCACCGGGAACTTCAACGCACGGGCAGAGATGCAGAAGCTCGAGGAGCTCGACGAGAGCAACAAGACGTAA
- the RAV1 gene encoding Rav1p (Syntenic homolog of Saccharomyces cerevisiae YJR033C (RAV1)), with amino-acid sequence MLNFLPGQPNSSLHTVCQKCWNNRTIIAYCSGNNLIIMSNRFSRLQTIYFEKDATAVDICEQTGNLAVAVGNTVYVYGPEYELREHRWAEHGQFYHDDSQVNCVRWVGKTELVVASSYMSLWRIRAGLGTFNKHLLWSQRQPAPVYNCAVTEDAEYIATVGKHDARVKVWRRLSNAAEQAEFDLTVIPHGGSVTMLRWRRSEEPSHCKILYVLGTDSKLRIWSNYEMENKNNAQDWGTVELDRKAQERFVVILDSRLLAAALPTKRRSELLQYLASQQPELVGLVSRSGRLRMLALEHLSQDPPRMASTKPLLTIDLLSEWFESPPQVLYFCEPQIYEASGGQLSLVIHDLRGSIKHVLLPLDKLARPTSLGDILEHRFTGHSKSIQRLWRSSDGEAILTISRFHENAIWIPQNLHAGVSLQMQNIIETDSPIHLALVHEKGALVITFLKSFKLQAWGCSANSSQRAHLLAEVTISKSRGYPILMSNTPEKKHHHERHFITLLYDSGHVDAFLATPNEIKPVESGSIDLEGEDMIYRASTIDPVQPSSGGDRDLITLITRTGTIRTYKAVVASDLSRVQWMLTHILDTNIEDCSLIAGSSINKTCVIDSTKKEITIWDLKRGVLEYTHLFQDTVRDIDWTSTNSGQSIISIGFNSHVLLLTQQRYDYTNKLPTFLPIKRLDITKHTTHEIGDSTWMKDGTIVVASGNQLFVEDKQLDLTDSFTLQSIGSRCITSNDLLHLTSVLNGPLPVYHPQFLIQALYFGKLNLVKEIILNLFLQIREREYNPDVTEPLPSSLCIPYHKFLLPDDENYIFDHHPEPYSSYNIALSALLREKLTKFPLPYLTRHQQITLITVLEAIESVEKNNSIVDSSGLKFILGMKLFLSHKMTQSSVTMRDVMWAVHSENKHLLQSLVFADITSTARLREYKVCYWVKQDGLVRIFESLARYEFTKNDRRDPSACAIFYLALKKKKILLSLWRVAARHPEQAKMLNFLEHDFTQARWRTAALKNAFVLASKHRYLDSACFFLLADSLKDAVNVLVRKLEDLDLAIGVCRVYSGDSSPELHHLLTNHVLPGAVVDNDIWTMSYVYWRLKNENLAIKALLGRYVHEQSEHAFHDKSPINKSFLMEDPALLHLYSWIRLKSTCKNSTRWDSNEQEEYLLMNKVADIYRRMGCDYLSLSLLRNWKFTANAKGNADDRSNAPSWSSSQLHFSERAPGSFGNRTFDSPSSLFDKSENRSGYTDTATPRNMLDDFMNVDSYRARSSVPEAQELWEETPDALSSGYSTHTQNKMKGTSGHPPVKVPKVRNLLDDFM; translated from the coding sequence ATGCTGAACTTCTTACCAGGACAGCCCAATAGTAGCTTGCACACGGTATGCCAGAAATGCTGGAATAACAGGACGATTATTGCATACTGTTCTGGCAACAACTTAATAATTATGTCCAACCGGTTCAGCAGGCTGCAGACCATATACTTTGAGAAGGATGCGACAGCTGTGGACATTTGCGAGCAGACGGGGAACCTGGCAGTAGCGGTTGGCAACACAGTTTACGTGTACGGGCCGGAATATGAGCTCAGAGAGCACCGGTGGGCGGAACACGGGCAATTCTACCATGACGACTCGCAGGTGAACTGCGTCCGCTGGGTGGGAAAGACGGAGCTGGTGGTCGCGTCGTCGTATATGTCTCTCTGGAGGATCCGCGCAGGGCTGGGGACGTTTAACAAACACCTGCTGTGGTCGCAGCGGCAGCCGGCGCCGGTATACAACTGCGCGGTCACCGAGGACGCGGAGTATATAGCGACCGTGGGTAAACACGACGCGCGGGTGAAGGTGTGGCGCCGGCTGAGCAACGCTGCTGAGCAGGCGGAGTTTGACCTCACGGTGATCCCGCATGGCGGGAGCGTGACGATGCTGCGGTGGAGACGCAGTGAGGAACCCAGCCACTGCAAGATACTGTACGTGCTGGGCACGGATTCCAAGCTGCGCATTTGGTCCAATTACGAGATGGAGAACAAGAACAATGCGCAAGATTGGGGTACGGTCGAGCTGGACAGGAAAGCACAGGAGCGCTTTGTGGTGATTCTGGATAGCAGGCTGCTGGCCGCAGCGCTGCCCACGAAGCGGCGCTCCGAACTGCTCCAGTACCTGGCAAGCCAGCAGCCGGAGCTGGTGGGCTTAGTTAGCAGGAGCGGCAGGCTGCGAATGCTCGCATTGGAACACTTATCACAAGATCCCCCGCGGATGGCCAGCACGAAGCCTTTGCTCACCATCGATCTTCTTTCCGAATGGTTTGAGTCCCCACCGCAGGTGCTTTACTTCTGTGAGCCACAGATCTACGAGGCGTCTGGTGGTCAGCTCTCCCTGGTGATCCATGATCTTCGTGGCAGTATCAAACACGTCCTCTTGCCGCTGGACAAACTAGCCCGTCCGACTTCGCTGGGTGATATTTTAGAACATAGGTTTACCGGCCACAGCAAATCAATACAGCGGCTGTGGCGCAGCAGTGACGGGGAGGCGATTCTCACCATAAGCCGATTCCATGAGAACGCTATATGGATCCCCCAGAATCTCCACGCAGGCGTGTCTCTACAGATGCAAAATATCATAGAGACTGATTCTCCAATTCACTTGGCACTAGTGCACGAAAAAGGAGCTCTCGTTATCACGTTTTTGAAATCGTTCAAGCTGCAGGCTTGGGGTTGCTCTGCTAATAGCTCACAGCGAGCTCACCTGCTCGCTGAAGTAACAATCTCTAAAAGTCGTGGGTATCCAATTCTTATGTCCAATACTCCCGAAAAAAAACATCACCACGAGCGCCACTTTATTACTCTGCTGTACGATTCAGGGCATGTTGATGCCTTCCTGGCAACTCCGAATGAGATTAAACCGGTTGAATCGGGCAGCATTGATTTGGAAGGCGAGGATATGATATACAGGGCATCGACAATAGACCCGGTGCAGCCCAGCTCTGGTGGTGACCGTGATCTGATTACCTTGATTACGAGGACTGGTACGATCCGAACGTATAAAGCTGTCGTTGCGAGCGATTTATCCAGGGTTCAATGGATGCTAACCCATATCCTTGATACGAATATCGAAGACTGTTCACTAATTGCTGGTTCTTCAATAAACAAGACCTGTGTAATAGACTCAACAAAAAAGGAAATAACAATTTGGGACTTAAAACGAGGAGTTTTGGAATATACGCACTTGTTTCAGGATACCGTGCGCGATATAGATTGGACCAGCACCAACTCAGGGCAAAGTATTATATCAATTGGATTCAATAGCCATGTGTTACTCCTTACCCAGCAGAGGTATGACTATACAAATAAACTTCCGACATTCCTGCCCATCAAGCGGCTCGATATAACAAAGCACACCACACATGAAATTGGAGATTCTACTTGGATGAAAGATGGGACTATAGTCGTCGCTTCTGGAAACCAACTATTTGTGGAAGATAAACAGCTGGATCTGACTGACTCTTTTACACTTCAGTCTATTGGATCCCGGTGTATCACGTCTAATGACCTTCTTCATTTGACGAGCGTTTTGAATGGACCCCTACCGGTTTATCATCCCCAATTCCTCATACAAGCGTTGTATTTTGGGAAGCTAAACTTGGTCAAAGAAATCATTTTGAACTTGTTCTTGCAAATCAGAGAGAGGGAGTACAATCCGGATGTGACTGAACCCTTACCATCTAGTCTATGCATCCCATATCACAAATTTCTACTACCAGATGACGAGAATTATATTTTTGACCATCACCCGGAGCCATACTCGTCATATAACATTGCACTGTCTGCTCTATTGCGTGAGAAACTAACGAAATTTCCACTTCCTTATCTCACCCGTCACCAGCAGATAACTTTGATTACTGTTTTAGAGGCGATCGAGAGCGTAGAGAAGAATAATTCAATAGTGGATTCCAGTGGTCTGAAATTCATCTTGGGCATGAAATTGTTTCTTTCACACAAGATGACGCAGTCCTCTGTTACTATGAGAGATGTAATGTGGGCCGTTCATTCAGAGAACAAGCACTTACTCCAGAGTCTAGTTTTCGCAGATATCACTTCTACCGCGAGGTTAAGGGAGTACAAGGTATGCTATTGGGTGAAACAAGATGGGCTGGTACGTATTTTTGAGTCTTTGGCGCGTTATGAGTTCACCAAGAATGACAGAAGGGATCCAAGTGCATGCGCGATATTTTATCTGGCTTTGAAGAAGAAAAAGATCCTACTAAGCCTGTGGAGAGTTGCAGCTAGGCATCCAGAACAAGCCAAGATGCTCAATTTCCTAGAACATGATTTTACCCAAGCGCGGTGGAGGACAGCAGCATTGAAAAATGCCTTTGTCCTGGCCAGTAAGCATCGCTACTTAGATTCTGCTTGCTTCTTTCTGTTGGCTGACTCATTGAAGGATGCGGTTAATGTCTTGGTTCGGAAATTGGAAGACTTAGACCTGGCAATTGGTGTTTGCAGGGTCTATTCAGGTGATAGCAGTCCAGAGCTCCACCATCTTCTAACCAACCATGTTCTTCCCGGCGCAGTGGTAGATAATGATATATGGACTATGAGTTATGTCTACTGGAGACTAAAAAATGAGAACCTAGCGATAAAAGCACTCCTGGGAAGATATGTCCATGAGCAGTCGGAACACGCATTCCACGATAAAAGCCCCATCAATAAGTCGTTTTTGATGGAAGACCCCGCTTTATTGCACTTGTATTCTTGGATCAGATTGAAAAGCACATGTAAGAACAGCACACGTTGGGATTCCAACGAACAGGAGGAATATTTGCTCATGAACAAGGTGGCTGACATTTATAGACGAATGGGATGTGACTACTTATCACTCTCACTGTTAAGGAATTGGAAATTCACCGCAAACGCAAAGGGTAACGCAGATGACAGGAGTAACGCACCTTCTTGGTCAAGTAGCCAACTACACTTTAGCGAAAGGGCACCGGGATCTTTTGGCAATAGAACATTCGACTCGCCATCGAGTCTCTTCGACAAATCAGAAAACCGTTCAGGTTATACAGACACAGCAACACCAAGGAACATGCTCGACGATTTTATGAATGTAGATTCATATAGAGCGCGCTCTTCCGTGCCGGAGGCTCAGGAGCTGTGGGAAGAAACTCCTGACGCATTATCGTCGGGCTACAGCACGCATACACAAAACAAAATGAAAGGCACTTCTGGCCACCCTCCCGTCAAAGTCCCTAAAGTCAGAAATCTGTTGGATGACTTTATGTAA
- the CPR7 gene encoding peptidylprolyl isomerase CPR7 (Syntenic homolog of Saccharomyces cerevisiae YJR032W (CPR7)): protein MSGVTRVYIDIEIGGCKSGRIVFELFQDKAPLSAQNFKQLCCGGIELDGKHVSFRGNRFHRVIKNFMVQAGDIMYGMEGADEENLGKGGCSIYSQQDEEGPCRGAFADENTGEFSEPFLLAMANMGAPDSNSSQFFITTTAAPHLNGKHSIFGQVIHGKAVVREIEKEAVDSDGVPEKAVRIAGCGEWTQDMPVPLYNACNDPIGGDIYEEYPTDNTLFGGEEFGKAYAAAVLIKESGTQLLKRKDFQNAFFKYRKSLNYVNEYIPDVDIDAEQFEKFNVLKQKLYLNMTLALFNMGSYDSAISYTNYVLEMDRVPSMDLAKAYYRRGNCYLAKNLLEEALSNYKRCKEHNSDEAVDMKIASVESKLAARLEKTKKSISKFFQ from the coding sequence ATGTCTGGTGTCACTAGGGTTTACATTGATATTGAAATCGGTGGTTGTAAAAGTGGGAGGATTGTGTTCGAGCTGTTCCAGGACAAGGCGCCACTGAGTGCACAGAACTTTAAGCAACTATGTTGCGGAGGGATCGAGTTAGACGGGAAGCATGTGAGTTTCCGGGGCAATCGGTTCCATAGGGTGATCAAAAACTTCATGGTTCAGGCCGGCGACATCATGTACGGTATGGAGGGAGCTGATGAGGAGAACCTGGGGAAGGGCGGCTGTTCTATCTACAGCCAGCAGGACGAAGAAGGGCCATGCCGCGGGGCATTTGCCGACGAGAACACTGGGGAGTTTTCCGAGCCGTTCCTACTGGCGATGGCTAACATGGGAGCGCCGGATAGCAACAGCTCGCAGTTTTTCATCACGACGACGGCCGCGCCACACTTAAACGGCAAGCACTCTATATTTGGGCAAGTGATCCATGGGAAGGCTGTTGTGCGGGAAATAGAAAAGGAGGCCGTCGACTCCGATGGAGTACCAGAGAAGGCTGTGAGGATAGCTGGCTGTGGCGAATGGACTCAAGACATGCCGGTGCCTCTGTACAATGCATGCAACGATCCAATTGGAGGGGATATATACGAAGAGTATCCTACGGACAACACTCTCTTTGGGGGCGAAGAATTTGGCAAGGCATACGCCGCGGCTGTCTTGATCAAGGAGTCTGGCACGCAGCTCTTAAAGCGAAAGGACTTCCAGAACGCGTTCTTCAAATACAGAAAATCTCTGAATTATGTTAATGAATATATTCCAGATGTGGACATTGATGCTGAGCAATTTGAGAAGTTCAACGTGCTAAAGCAGAAACTTTATCTGAATATGACGCTCGCGTTGTTCAATATGGGCAGTTATGATAGCGCAATCAGCTATACCAACTACGTGCTGGAAATGGACCGTGTTCCGAGTATGGATCTTGCGAAAGCGTACTACAGGCGTGGCAATTGCTATCTAGCTAAGAACCTTCTGGAGGAAGCGCTGTCGAATTATAAGCGATGCAAGGAGCATAACTCAGACGAGGCTGTGGATATGAAGATTGCTTCCGTCGAGTCCAAGTTAGCTGCGAGACTAGagaagacgaagaaaaGCATCTCGAAATTCTTCCAGTAA